One window of the Gambusia affinis linkage group LG13, SWU_Gaff_1.0, whole genome shotgun sequence genome contains the following:
- the crtac1b gene encoding cartilage acidic protein 1, giving the protein MLLCLLFFLHARSSAQRSEPMFSAVTKTALRPDYENNPSQLNYGMAVTDVDGDGDLEIFVAGYNGPNLVLKYDKQRKGLVNIAVDDPSSPFYALRDRQGNAIGVTACDIDGDGREEIYVLNTNNAFSGRATYTDKLFKFRNGRFEDLLNDDINEHRDVANPMAGRSVACIDRKGTGRYAIYIANYASGNVGPHALIEMDEGASDLSEGVVALSNVAEQAGVNKLIGGRGVVVGPIVSQTLSDIFCDNEYGSNFLFRNNGDGTFTDVAQQAGVEDPMQHGRGVALADFNRDGRTDIVYGNWNGPHRLYIQLNNRKQKFKDIASQKFSMPSPVRTVIAADFDNDNELEVFFNNIAYRGPSANRLFRVSRREHADPQIEELNIGEAAEPDGRGTGAIATDIDGDGRLELVVSHGESAAQPLSVYRVNQGLTNSWLRVIPRTKFGAFARGAKVVVYTKKSGPHTRIIDGGSGYLCEMEPVAHFGLGRDMATNVEVYWPDGRSIARPLEPSEINSVLEIPYPKDEEEVTPTVEIECGHGFALNEFGRCTDKDECTQFPSMCPSDRPICTNTYGSYKCRAKKRCNQGFEPNDDGSACVAQVAYFGRTHSSGECNAFHMLTLTLLPAISTHLQIGLL; this is encoded by the exons ATGCTGCTGTGCCTGCTGTTTTTCCTGCATGCCCGCTCCTCGGCCCAGCGGTCGGAGCCCATGTTTTCTGCTGTAACCAAGACCGCTCTCCGTCCGGACTATGAAAACAACCCCAGTCAACTTAACTACGGCATGGCTGTCACTGATGTGGACGGCGACGGAGACCTGGAGATATTTGTAGCTGG ATACAACGGTCCAAACCTGGTGCTGAAGTACGATAAACAGAGAAAAGGGCTTGTCAACATCGCCGTAGACGACCCGAGCTCCCCGTTCTATGCGCTGAGGGACCGTCAAGGCAATGCCATAGGAGTGACAGCATGCGACATAGATGGAGATGGACGGGAGGAGATTTATGTCCTCAACACCAACAATGCCTTCTCTG GTCGGGCGACATACACAGACAAACTGTTCAAGTTTCGCAACGGTCGCTTCGAGGACCTGCTGAACGACGATATAAACGAGCACCGGGACGTGGCCAACCCCATGGCCGGGCGCTCTGTGGCCTGCATAGACAGAAAG ggtACCGGCCGCTATGCTATCTATATCGCTAACTACGCCAGCGGAAACGTGGGACCTCACGCTCTTATAGAGATGGACGAGGGAGCCAGTGACCTTTCCGAGGGAGTCGTTGCCCTCTCCAACGTTGCAGAGCAAGCTGGAGTTAACAAACTGATTG GGGGAAGAGGTGTGGTGGTGGGGCCAATTGTTAGTCAAACTCTATCTGATATCTTCTGTGACAATGAGTACGGATCTAATTTCCTGTTCAGAAACAACGGCGATGGAACTTTTACTGATGTTGCGCAGCAAGCTG GAGTGGAGGACCCCATGCAGCATGGCAGAGGGGTGGCACTGGCAGATTTCAACCGTGACGGCAGGACTGACATTGTGTACGGGAACTGGAATGGACCTCACCGCCTATACATACAGCTAAACAACCGCAAGCAGAAATTTAAG GACATAGCTTCCCAGAAGTTTTCCATGCCATCTCCAGTGCGGACAGTTATTGCTGCTGACTTTGATAATGACAATGAGTTGGAGGTGTTCTTCAATAACATCGCCTATAGGGGACCCTCAGCCAACAGACTCTTTAG GGTGAGCAGGAGAGAGCATGCGGACCCCCAGATAGAAGAGTTGAATATTGGGGAGGCCGCAGAGCCTGATGGACGAGGAACCG GAGCCATAGCCACAGATATTGATGGTGACGGCCGCCTGGAACTCGTGGTGTCTCATGGCGAAAGCGCAGCACAGCCGCTCTCTGTCTACAGAGTCAATCAG GGCCTCACTAACTCATGGCTCCGGGTGATTCCCCGAACCAAGTTTGGAGCTTTTGCCCGAGGAGCTAAAGTGGTTGTCTACACAAAGAAGAGCGGCCCACACACACGGATTATTGATGGGGGCTCGGGGTATCTGTGTGAGATGGAACCTGTCGCTCACTTTGGCCTCG GTAGGGATATGGCCACAAATGTTGAAGTGTACTGGCCAGATGGGCGCTCAATAGCCCGTCCTCTGGAGCCTTCAGAGATCAACTCAGTGCTGGAGATCCCTTACCCAAAAGATGAGGAGGAAGTGACTCCTACTGTGGAAATCGAG TGCGGTCATGGATTTGCTCTAAATGAGTTTGGCCGTTGCACAG ATAAAGATGAATGCACCCAGTTCCCCTCTATGTGCCCCTCTGACCGTCCCATCTGCACTAATACCTATGGCAGCTATAAATGCCGTGCCAAGAAGAGATGCAACCAGGGCTTTGAGCCCAATGACGATGGGTCTGCCTGTGTGG